The Lacipirellula parvula genome window below encodes:
- a CDS encoding RrF2 family transcriptional regulator, which translates to MLSAKSQYACLAMLQLAQDYASGETVQVRRIAERHGIPSTFLVQILHELKRAGLATSTRGAAGGYRLSRPPADITLADVVDVFETADEPAECAAAQSPWGPAMHEVCCELSRARHERLQSVTLAELHERSAEGAEAMFYI; encoded by the coding sequence ATGCTCTCCGCTAAATCACAATACGCCTGCCTCGCCATGCTGCAGCTGGCCCAGGATTATGCCTCGGGCGAGACGGTGCAGGTGCGGCGGATTGCGGAGCGACATGGGATCCCTTCAACGTTCCTCGTGCAGATTTTGCATGAGCTGAAACGGGCAGGCCTGGCAACGAGCACCCGCGGCGCCGCCGGCGGCTACCGACTCAGTCGGCCGCCAGCCGACATTACGCTGGCCGACGTTGTCGACGTGTTCGAAACAGCCGACGAACCGGCCGAGTGCGCCGCCGCCCAGTCTCCCTGGGGGCCGGCGATGCACGAAGTCTGTTGCGAGCTGAGCCGCGCCCGTCACGAGCGGCTGCAGTCGGTGACGCTCGCCGAACTGCACGAACGCTCCGCCGAAGGGGCGGAAGCGATGTTTTACATCTAG
- a CDS encoding Tm-1-like ATP-binding domain-containing protein produces the protein MAKSVVVLSTLDTKGRETAFLKEQIEHDGCRAVLIDIGVVGKPTIKADVTREQLAEAGGTPLADLLKDATREKAAPVMVKGAAKLIAEMIAKGEAHAVIGLGGTQGTSSATGVMRQLPYGFPKLMVSTCAAGDTSAFVGIKDIMMMFSVSDILGLNPFMRKVLANAAGAACGMATIDQAQVAASNKPLIGMSNLGVLTNGAEYAVEYLESKGYEVIMFHAVGAGGRAMEQMMREGLIVGVFDYAMGEISDELHHALRAGGPERLTVAGKLGLPQVLVPGGSEHIGLFLAEENVLPEKYKNHMNTFHSPIIAAPRLNPDELVEVAKEIGKRLQHTKGDAVMMLPLRGTSRYGVEGGPLRNPESDKTYYAAIKSSLPSTIEVVEKDLGPEDPAFVKECCDRLIGLIEAKKK, from the coding sequence ATGGCCAAGTCGGTCGTAGTTCTCTCGACGTTGGATACCAAGGGCCGCGAGACGGCGTTTCTCAAGGAGCAGATCGAGCACGATGGCTGTCGCGCCGTGCTGATCGACATCGGCGTCGTCGGTAAGCCGACGATCAAAGCCGACGTTACCCGCGAGCAGCTCGCCGAGGCGGGCGGCACGCCGTTGGCCGACTTGCTGAAGGACGCCACCCGCGAGAAGGCGGCGCCGGTAATGGTCAAAGGCGCGGCAAAGCTCATCGCCGAAATGATTGCCAAGGGCGAAGCCCACGCGGTGATCGGCCTCGGCGGCACGCAGGGAACCTCTAGCGCCACCGGCGTCATGCGGCAGCTCCCCTACGGCTTTCCTAAGCTGATGGTCTCGACCTGCGCCGCCGGCGACACCTCCGCCTTCGTCGGCATCAAAGACATCATGATGATGTTCTCGGTCAGCGACATCCTCGGCCTCAATCCGTTCATGCGGAAGGTGCTGGCCAACGCCGCCGGCGCCGCGTGCGGCATGGCGACCATCGACCAGGCCCAGGTCGCCGCGAGCAACAAGCCGCTCATCGGCATGAGCAATCTCGGCGTGCTCACGAACGGCGCGGAATACGCCGTCGAGTATCTCGAATCGAAGGGCTATGAAGTCATCATGTTCCACGCCGTCGGCGCCGGCGGCCGGGCGATGGAGCAGATGATGCGCGAAGGGCTGATTGTCGGCGTGTTCGACTACGCGATGGGGGAGATCAGCGACGAACTCCACCACGCCCTCCGCGCGGGCGGCCCGGAACGGCTTACCGTTGCCGGCAAGTTGGGCCTCCCGCAGGTGCTGGTCCCCGGCGGCAGCGAGCACATCGGCCTCTTCCTCGCCGAAGAGAATGTGCTGCCCGAGAAGTACAAGAACCATATGAACACGTTCCACAGCCCGATCATCGCGGCGCCGCGGCTCAATCCCGACGAGCTGGTGGAAGTGGCTAAGGAGATCGGCAAGCGGCTGCAGCACACTAAGGGGGACGCGGTGATGATGCTCCCGCTGCGCGGCACGAGCCGCTACGGCGTCGAAGGGGGCCCGCTCCGCAATCCTGAGAGCGACAAGACGTACTACGCCGCGATCAAGTCGAGCCTGCCGTCGACGATTGAAGTCGTCGAAAAGGATCTCGGCCCCGAAGACCCGGCGTTCGTGAAAGAATGCTGCGACCGCCTGATCGGCCTGATTGAAGCGAAGAAGAAGTAA
- a CDS encoding phosphoadenylyl-sulfate reductase encodes MTAAANIADRQFTPVEQEPVAPPFRQLEPTPELLAELAEASERLETAQPEEIIAWAHHRFAPHLTMATAFGPEGCVILSMLAKVAPETYVFNLDTGYQFQETLDLRDKIASLYGIEVDMLQPELTVPQYEALHNGPLYKTNPNQCCFDRKIKVLRAAATKHHAWMSGIRRDQSTDRARAAIVEWDKKFNLVKISPLANWTKKDIWKRILDENVPYNPLHDQGFPSIGCWPCTRAVAEGETDERAGRWSGTAKTECGLHTLEQQDGSGI; translated from the coding sequence ATGACCGCAGCCGCCAACATCGCCGATCGCCAGTTCACGCCGGTGGAGCAGGAACCCGTCGCACCGCCATTTCGGCAGCTTGAGCCAACGCCCGAACTGCTGGCCGAACTGGCTGAGGCGAGCGAGCGGCTCGAAACGGCTCAGCCGGAGGAGATCATCGCCTGGGCCCATCATCGGTTCGCCCCGCATCTGACGATGGCGACCGCGTTCGGCCCCGAGGGGTGCGTCATCCTCTCGATGCTCGCCAAGGTGGCGCCCGAGACTTACGTCTTCAATCTCGATACGGGCTACCAGTTCCAGGAAACGCTCGACCTGCGCGACAAGATTGCCAGCCTGTACGGCATCGAAGTCGACATGCTGCAGCCGGAATTGACCGTGCCGCAGTACGAAGCGCTCCACAATGGCCCGCTCTACAAGACGAATCCGAACCAATGCTGCTTTGATCGCAAGATCAAAGTGTTGCGCGCTGCGGCGACCAAACATCACGCCTGGATGAGCGGCATCCGTCGCGACCAGAGCACCGACCGTGCCCGAGCGGCGATCGTCGAGTGGGACAAGAAGTTCAACCTCGTGAAGATCAGCCCGCTGGCGAACTGGACGAAGAAAGATATTTGGAAGCGGATTCTCGACGAGAACGTCCCGTACAACCCGCTGCACGATCAAGGCTTTCCCAGCATCGGCTGCTGGCCGTGCACCCGCGCGGTCGCCGAAGGCGAAACCGACGAACGGGCTGGCCGTTGGAGCGGCACCGCGAAGACCGAGTGCGGTCTGCACACGCTCGAACAACAGGATGGCAGCGGAATTTAA
- the cysD gene encoding sulfate adenylyltransferase subunit CysD encodes MTSYNLTHLKQLEAESIHIIREVAAEFDNPVMLYSIGKDSSVMVRLAEKAFYPGKPPFPLMHVDTTWKFREMIAFREDLIRKQLGWDLIVHINEEGVKQGVGPFTHGSKVHTDIMKTESLKQALSKHKFDAAFGGARRDEEKSRAKERVYSFRDKHHRWDPKNQRPELWNIYNGKVHQGESIRVFPLSNWTELDVWQYIHLENIPIVPLYLSAMRPVVNKDGVLIMVDDDRMPIGPDDKVEQKMVRFRTLGCYPLTGAVESTATTLPEIIQEMLLTTTSERQGRIIDYDQSGSMEEKKKEGYF; translated from the coding sequence ATGACCTCATACAACCTGACTCACCTGAAGCAGCTCGAAGCCGAGAGCATCCACATCATCCGCGAAGTGGCCGCCGAGTTCGACAACCCGGTGATGCTCTACTCGATCGGCAAAGACAGCTCGGTGATGGTGCGGCTCGCCGAAAAGGCGTTCTACCCCGGCAAGCCGCCGTTCCCGCTGATGCACGTCGACACGACGTGGAAGTTCCGCGAGATGATCGCCTTCCGCGAAGACCTGATTCGCAAGCAACTCGGCTGGGACCTCATCGTGCACATCAACGAAGAGGGCGTGAAGCAGGGCGTCGGCCCGTTCACCCACGGCAGCAAGGTCCACACCGACATCATGAAGACCGAGAGCCTGAAGCAGGCGCTCTCGAAGCATAAGTTTGACGCGGCCTTCGGCGGCGCTCGTCGCGATGAAGAGAAGTCTCGCGCCAAGGAACGCGTCTACTCGTTCCGCGACAAGCACCATCGCTGGGACCCGAAGAACCAGCGGCCCGAGCTCTGGAACATCTACAACGGCAAGGTTCACCAGGGCGAGAGCATCCGCGTCTTCCCACTCTCGAACTGGACCGAGCTCGACGTGTGGCAATACATCCACCTTGAGAACATCCCGATCGTCCCGCTCTACCTCTCGGCAATGCGGCCGGTGGTGAATAAGGACGGCGTGCTGATCATGGTCGACGACGACCGGATGCCGATCGGCCCCGACGATAAGGTCGAGCAGAAGATGGTCCGCTTCCGCACCCTCGGCTGCTACCCGCTGACCGGCGCCGTGGAATCGACGGCGACGACGCTGCCGGAAATCATCCAGGAAATGCTGCTCACCACCACGAGCGAACGGCAAGGCCGCATCATCGACTACGACCAAAGCGGCTCGATGGAAGAGAAGAAAAAAGAAGGCTACTTCTAA
- a CDS encoding antibiotic biosynthesis monooxygenase family protein, which yields MITVGMNYHTLPGKQKDFEEKFAAVIDALNAAPGHTSSTLWKDVADDASYLITSEWSDEAAFKAFVTSEAFRAVTTWGKEQILSGRPQHKVYKH from the coding sequence ATGATCACCGTCGGCATGAACTACCACACCCTTCCCGGCAAGCAGAAGGACTTCGAGGAGAAGTTTGCCGCCGTGATCGACGCCCTCAACGCGGCGCCGGGGCACACCAGTTCGACGCTGTGGAAAGACGTCGCCGACGACGCGTCGTACCTCATCACCAGCGAGTGGTCCGACGAAGCGGCGTTCAAGGCGTTCGTGACCAGCGAAGCCTTCCGGGCCGTCACTACCTGGGGCAAGGAGCAGATTCTCTCAGGCCGGCCGCAGCATAAGGTTTACAAACACTAA
- the cysN gene encoding sulfate adenylyltransferase subunit CysN, translating to MSHQSDLIATDIDAYLKQHEHKEMLRFLTCGSVDDGKSTLIGKLLYETKMIYEDQLAAIQRDSATHGTTGGDFDPALLTDGLKAEREQGITIDVAYRYFSTAKRKFIIADCPGHEQYTRNMATGASCCDLAIILIDARHGVMTQTKRHSFIVSLLGIKHVLVAVNKMDLVGYSEEVYEKIKSDYREFATRLELVDQHFIPISALKGDNLIEHSEKMPWYEGSTLMHHLENVHIASDRNLIDFRLPVQYVNRPNLDFRGFCGTIASGRIKKGEVVMALPSRKTSRIKSIVTFDGELDEAFTPQSVTVTLTDEIDVSRGDMLVRPDNVPQTADAFESTIVWMTEEPLTPGKQYWFKQGTKTAAGSISNLRYRIDVNTLHREETPVLALNEIGRCLVRLNQPIAFDDYRRNKGTGAFIVIDRVTNVTVGAGMILNRAAAGKDDHWSAEADANLQSERSEVTAAERAGRFGQQPATILLTGLAGAGKTTLAYALERKLFDAGRAVCVLDGQNMRRGISRDLGFTVADRSENLRRSAEAAKLLNDAGLICVAAFLAPEESVRLKAAEVVGRERFLVVHLDAPVDVCRARDQEGLYSKADSGEIANFPGVSAPYETPSKPDLVLDTAKLPVDECVKQVLELLAARKIAAS from the coding sequence ATGTCGCACCAATCTGACCTGATCGCCACCGACATCGACGCCTACCTGAAGCAGCACGAGCATAAAGAAATGCTCCGCTTCCTCACCTGCGGCAGCGTCGACGACGGCAAGAGCACCCTCATCGGCAAACTGCTGTATGAGACGAAGATGATCTACGAAGATCAGCTCGCCGCGATCCAACGCGACTCGGCCACGCACGGCACCACCGGCGGCGATTTCGACCCCGCGCTGCTCACCGACGGCCTCAAGGCCGAGCGCGAACAGGGCATCACGATCGACGTCGCTTATCGTTACTTCTCGACGGCCAAGCGGAAGTTCATCATCGCCGACTGCCCCGGCCACGAGCAGTACACCCGCAACATGGCCACCGGGGCGAGTTGTTGCGATCTGGCGATCATCCTCATCGACGCCCGTCACGGGGTGATGACGCAAACGAAGCGGCACTCGTTCATCGTTTCGCTGCTCGGGATTAAGCACGTTCTCGTCGCGGTAAACAAGATGGACCTCGTCGGCTACTCCGAAGAGGTCTACGAGAAGATCAAGTCCGACTACCGCGAGTTCGCTACGCGGCTCGAGCTGGTCGATCAGCACTTCATCCCGATCTCGGCCCTCAAGGGCGACAACCTCATCGAGCATAGCGAAAAGATGCCGTGGTACGAGGGGTCGACCTTGATGCACCACCTCGAGAACGTCCACATCGCGTCGGACCGCAACCTCATCGACTTCCGCCTGCCGGTGCAGTACGTCAATCGGCCGAACCTCGACTTCCGCGGCTTCTGCGGCACGATTGCCTCGGGTCGCATCAAGAAGGGCGAGGTCGTCATGGCGCTCCCCTCGCGCAAGACGAGCCGCATCAAGTCGATCGTTACGTTTGACGGCGAACTCGACGAAGCCTTCACGCCGCAATCGGTCACGGTCACACTCACTGACGAAATCGACGTCAGCCGCGGCGACATGCTCGTTCGCCCCGACAACGTCCCGCAAACGGCCGACGCCTTCGAGTCGACGATCGTCTGGATGACCGAAGAGCCGCTCACGCCGGGCAAGCAGTATTGGTTCAAGCAAGGCACGAAGACCGCCGCCGGTTCCATCAGCAACTTGCGGTACCGCATCGACGTCAACACGCTTCACCGCGAAGAGACGCCTGTCCTCGCCCTCAATGAAATCGGCCGCTGCCTCGTGCGGCTCAATCAGCCAATTGCATTCGACGATTATCGTCGCAACAAGGGGACGGGCGCATTCATCGTCATCGATCGCGTGACGAACGTCACCGTTGGCGCCGGCATGATCCTCAATCGTGCCGCTGCCGGCAAGGATGATCACTGGAGCGCCGAGGCCGACGCTAACCTGCAGTCGGAACGGAGCGAAGTCACCGCCGCCGAACGTGCCGGCCGCTTCGGCCAACAGCCTGCGACAATCTTGCTCACCGGCCTGGCCGGCGCCGGCAAGACGACGCTCGCCTACGCCCTGGAGCGCAAGCTGTTCGACGCGGGACGTGCGGTCTGCGTGCTCGATGGCCAGAACATGCGGCGCGGCATCAGCCGCGACCTCGGCTTCACCGTCGCCGATCGCAGCGAGAACCTCCGCCGCAGCGCCGAAGCCGCCAAGCTACTGAACGACGCCGGCCTCATTTGCGTCGCCGCGTTCCTGGCGCCGGAAGAATCGGTTCGCCTGAAGGCGGCCGAGGTCGTCGGCCGCGAGCGATTCCTGGTGGTTCACCTCGACGCTCCCGTCGACGTCTGCCGGGCTCGCGATCAGGAAGGCCTTTACTCGAAGGCCGACAGTGGCGAGATCGCCAACTTCCCCGGCGTCAGTGCTCCATACGAAACGCCGAGCAAGCCCGACCTCGTGCTCGACACGGCGAAACTGCCGGTCGACGAGTGCGTGAAGCAGGTGCTCGAACTGCTGGCTGCTCGTAAAATCGCGGCCAGCTAA
- a CDS encoding phosphoenolpyruvate hydrolase family protein — protein sequence MFVPRTTREKVLAKLQKKVASRTPVLISSAASGLVARMLEEAGADCVNTFHGARLRANGMGTMAMLWPIVNANEQVFRNTQEDVLPAMKGDAFVCMCINANDPLRDMWGFLEQIKSLGVISVSNIGPSVSYIDRDSEIFKVLRKCGITIENEVEMLRIAKQELNMVTIGVAFTEEDSLQMIEEAKPDLFCYHAGTTKGGRKGYDSGETIEGTAERTKIVHDKCKKIMPELICIAHGAAMETPEDAQYMLDHASCEGIWTGSSTERLPIEKAVFEAGKKFAALRYTK from the coding sequence GTGTTCGTTCCGCGCACCACCCGTGAAAAAGTTCTCGCCAAGCTCCAGAAGAAGGTCGCGAGCCGCACCCCGGTCCTCATCTCCAGCGCCGCCAGCGGTTTGGTTGCGCGGATGCTCGAAGAGGCGGGCGCCGACTGCGTGAACACCTTCCACGGCGCCCGGCTCCGCGCCAACGGCATGGGGACGATGGCAATGCTGTGGCCGATCGTCAACGCGAACGAACAAGTCTTCCGCAACACGCAGGAAGACGTGCTGCCGGCGATGAAAGGCGATGCCTTCGTCTGCATGTGCATCAACGCAAACGATCCGTTGCGCGATATGTGGGGCTTCCTCGAGCAGATCAAGTCGCTCGGCGTCATCAGCGTGTCGAACATCGGTCCGTCGGTCAGCTACATCGACCGCGACAGCGAAATCTTCAAGGTTCTCCGCAAGTGCGGCATCACGATCGAGAACGAAGTCGAGATGCTGCGGATCGCCAAGCAAGAACTGAACATGGTCACCATCGGCGTCGCCTTCACCGAAGAAGACAGCCTGCAGATGATCGAAGAGGCGAAGCCTGATCTCTTCTGCTACCACGCCGGCACCACCAAGGGGGGCCGCAAGGGCTACGACTCGGGCGAGACGATTGAAGGGACCGCCGAGCGGACCAAAATCGTTCACGACAAGTGCAAGAAGATCATGCCCGAGCTGATCTGCATCGCCCACGGCGCCGCGATGGAAACGCCGGAAGACGCGCAGTACATGCTCGACCACGCCTCGTGCGAAGGGATCTGGACCGGCTCGTCGACCGAACGGCTGCCGATTGAGAAGGCAGTGTTCGAAGCGGGCAAAAAGTTCGCTGCGCTGCGGTACACGAAGTAG